Proteins encoded together in one Cellulomonas gilvus ATCC 13127 window:
- a CDS encoding ATP-dependent Clp protease ATP-binding subunit, whose protein sequence is MFERFTDRARRVVVLAQEEARMLNHNYIGTEHILLGLIHEGEGVAAKALESLGISLEAVRAQVQEIIGEGQQAPSGHIPFTPRAKKVLELSLREALQLGHNYIGTEHILLGLIREGEGVAAQVLNKLGADLNRVRQQVIQLVSGYQGKEPVAAGGPQEGQPSGSAVLDQFGRNLTQAARDNKLDPVIGREKEIERVMQVLSRRTKNNPVLIGEPGVGKTAVVEGLAQDIVRGDVPETLKDKQLYTLDLGALVAGSRYRGDFEERLKKVLKEIRTRGDIILFIDEIHTLVGAGAAEGAIDAASILKPMLARGELQTIGATTLDEYRKYVEKDPALERRFQPIQVAEPNLQHAIEILKGLRDRYEAHHRVSITDSALVAAATLADRYVNDRYLPDKAIDLVDEAGARLRIRRMTAPPELRELDEEIANTRRDKESAIDEQDFEKAARLRDQEKQLGLKRAEKEKAWKSGDLDAVAEVDEELIAEVLANATGIPVFKLTEEESSRLLHMEDNLHKRVVGQNAAIKALSQAIRRTRAGLKDPKRPGGSFIFAGPTGVGKTELAKALAEFLFGDEDALIQLDMSEFSEKHTVSRLFGSPPGYVGYDEGGQLTEKVRRRPFSVVLFDEVEKAHADIFNSLLQILEDGRLTDSQGRVVDFKNTVIIMTTNLGTRDIAKGVMTGFQAGGDLSTDYERMKAKVNDELKTHFRPEFLNRVDDVVVFPQLSQPEIFSIVDLMIAKLDQRLRDKDMGLEITPAAKKLLSEKGYDPVLGARPLRRAIQREIEDALSEKILFGELKAGQQVIVDAEGEGLLGEFTFTGVERTSLRKEQPVPVGASVGTAGSGTDVPAAPPIASAGDAGSGLKPA, encoded by the coding sequence ATGTTCGAGAGATTCACGGACCGAGCCCGTCGCGTGGTCGTCCTCGCCCAGGAAGAGGCGCGGATGCTCAACCACAACTACATCGGCACCGAACACATCCTCCTGGGTCTGATCCACGAGGGTGAGGGCGTCGCGGCCAAGGCCCTGGAGTCGCTCGGCATCTCCCTGGAGGCCGTGCGCGCGCAGGTGCAGGAGATCATCGGCGAGGGCCAGCAGGCGCCGTCGGGCCACATCCCGTTCACGCCGCGCGCCAAGAAGGTGCTGGAGCTCTCGCTGCGCGAGGCGCTGCAGCTGGGCCACAACTACATCGGCACCGAGCACATCCTGCTCGGGCTCATCCGCGAGGGTGAGGGCGTCGCCGCGCAGGTGCTGAACAAGCTCGGCGCGGACCTCAACCGCGTGCGCCAGCAGGTCATCCAGCTGGTGTCCGGGTACCAGGGCAAGGAGCCGGTCGCCGCCGGCGGGCCGCAGGAGGGCCAGCCCTCGGGCTCGGCCGTGCTCGACCAGTTCGGGCGCAACCTGACGCAGGCCGCGCGCGACAACAAGCTCGACCCGGTGATCGGGCGCGAGAAGGAGATCGAGCGGGTCATGCAGGTGCTGTCCCGCCGCACCAAGAACAACCCGGTGCTGATCGGCGAGCCCGGCGTCGGCAAGACGGCCGTGGTCGAGGGCCTCGCGCAGGACATCGTGCGCGGGGACGTCCCGGAGACGCTCAAGGACAAGCAGCTGTACACGCTGGACCTGGGCGCGCTGGTCGCCGGCTCGCGCTACCGCGGTGACTTCGAGGAGCGCCTGAAGAAGGTGCTCAAGGAGATCCGCACGCGCGGCGACATCATCCTGTTCATCGACGAGATCCACACGCTCGTCGGTGCGGGTGCGGCCGAGGGGGCGATCGACGCCGCGAGCATCCTCAAGCCGATGCTCGCGCGCGGTGAGCTCCAGACGATCGGCGCGACGACTCTCGACGAGTACCGCAAGTACGTCGAGAAGGACCCGGCCCTGGAGCGCCGCTTCCAGCCGATCCAGGTCGCCGAGCCGAACCTGCAGCACGCGATCGAGATCCTCAAGGGTCTGCGGGACCGGTACGAGGCGCACCACCGCGTGTCCATCACGGACTCCGCGCTGGTGGCCGCCGCGACGCTCGCGGACCGCTACGTCAACGACCGCTACCTGCCGGACAAGGCGATCGACCTGGTCGACGAGGCGGGCGCGCGTCTGCGCATCCGCCGCATGACCGCCCCGCCGGAGCTGCGCGAGCTGGACGAGGAGATCGCCAACACGCGCCGTGACAAGGAGTCGGCGATCGACGAGCAGGACTTCGAGAAGGCCGCGCGTCTGCGCGACCAGGAGAAGCAGCTCGGTCTCAAGCGCGCCGAGAAGGAGAAGGCCTGGAAGTCGGGCGATCTCGACGCGGTCGCGGAGGTCGACGAGGAGCTCATCGCCGAGGTGCTGGCGAACGCCACGGGCATCCCGGTGTTCAAGCTCACCGAGGAGGAGTCCAGCCGCCTGCTCCACATGGAGGACAACCTGCACAAGCGGGTCGTCGGCCAGAACGCGGCGATCAAGGCGCTCTCGCAGGCCATCCGCCGCACGCGCGCGGGCCTCAAGGACCCGAAGCGTCCCGGTGGGTCGTTCATCTTCGCCGGCCCCACGGGCGTCGGAAAGACCGAGCTCGCCAAGGCGCTCGCGGAGTTCCTGTTCGGTGACGAGGACGCGCTGATCCAGCTCGACATGTCCGAGTTCTCGGAGAAGCACACGGTCTCGCGCCTGTTCGGCTCGCCCCCCGGGTACGTCGGGTACGACGAGGGTGGTCAGCTCACCGAGAAGGTGCGCCGCCGGCCGTTCTCCGTGGTCCTGTTCGACGAGGTGGAGAAGGCCCACGCGGACATCTTCAACTCGCTGCTGCAGATCCTCGAGGACGGTCGCCTGACCGACTCGCAGGGCCGCGTGGTGGACTTCAAGAACACCGTGATCATCATGACCACGAACCTCGGCACGCGGGACATCGCCAAGGGCGTCATGACCGGCTTCCAGGCCGGTGGCGACCTGTCGACGGACTACGAGCGCATGAAGGCGAAGGTCAACGACGAGCTCAAGACGCACTTCCGTCCCGAGTTCCTCAACCGCGTCGACGACGTGGTGGTCTTCCCGCAGCTCAGCCAGCCGGAGATCTTCTCGATCGTCGACCTGATGATCGCCAAGCTCGACCAGCGGCTGCGCGACAAGGACATGGGCCTGGAGATCACGCCCGCGGCCAAGAAGCTGCTGTCGGAGAAGGGCTACGACCCGGTGCTCGGCGCGCGTCCGCTGCGTCGCGCGATCCAGCGGGAGATCGAGGACGCGCTGTCCGAGAAGATCCTGTTCGGCGAGCTCAAGGCGGGCCAGCAGGTGATCGTGGACGCCGAGGGCGAGGGCCTGCTGGGCGAGTTCACGTTCACGGGCGTCGAGCGCACGTCGCTGCGCAAGGAGCAGCCGGTGCCCGTGGGTGCGTCCGTCGGGACTGCGGGTTCGGGCACGGACGTGCCCGCCGCGCCGCCGATCGCGTCCGCGGGTGACGCCGGATCGGGCCTCAAGCCGGCCTGA
- a CDS encoding MMPL family transporter — translation MAARGCRSRTFGFAIAFGVLLDTLVVRSVLVTALNQDVGPRMWWPSRLARDEHARPAHATDRIPEPVA, via the coding sequence GTGGCTGCACGCGGGTGTCGTTCGCGGACGTTCGGGTTCGCGATCGCGTTCGGCGTGCTGCTGGACACGCTCGTCGTCCGGTCCGTGCTGGTCACGGCGCTCAACCAGGACGTCGGTCCGCGCATGTGGTGGCCCAGCCGCCTGGCCCGCGACGAGCACGCGCGGCCCGCGCACGCGACCGACCGCATCCCCGAGCCGGTCGCCTGA
- a CDS encoding PPOX class F420-dependent oxidoreductase, whose product MARSIATTTTVTLDELLAFVRPRHHLILVTTRADGRPQTSPVSGGVDDEGRIVVSTYPARAKTRNAERDARVSVCVLSDEWDGPWVQLDGTAEVLHMPEAEDALVDYYRSIAGEHPDWAEYRAAMRVQGKSLLRITPERWGPIATGGFPADVAARLDGPA is encoded by the coding sequence ATGGCCCGGAGCATCGCGACGACGACCACGGTGACCCTCGACGAGCTGCTGGCGTTCGTCCGCCCGCGCCACCACCTGATCCTGGTGACGACGCGTGCGGACGGACGCCCGCAGACCTCCCCGGTCTCGGGCGGTGTCGACGACGAGGGCAGGATCGTCGTGTCCACCTATCCGGCACGCGCCAAGACACGCAACGCCGAGCGGGACGCACGCGTGAGCGTGTGCGTGCTCTCCGACGAGTGGGACGGCCCGTGGGTGCAGCTCGACGGCACGGCCGAGGTGCTGCACATGCCCGAGGCGGAGGACGCGTTGGTCGACTACTACCGCAGCATCGCCGGTGAGCACCCGGACTGGGCGGAGTACCGCGCGGCCATGCGCGTGCAGGGCAAGAGCCTGCTGCGCATCACGCCGGAGCGCTGGGGCCCGATCGCGACCGGTGGGTTCCCCGCGGACGTCGCTGCGCGCCTCGACGGGCCCGCCTGA
- a CDS encoding SIR2 family NAD-dependent protein deacylase, whose protein sequence is MPHHHDDPTVAVLTGAGISTGSGIPDFRGPQGVWTRRPEEARLLEIGPFARERDVRVAGWRAWADSAVWGARPTAAHRALTELERAGALIAVLTQNFDGLHQAAGSSRVVELHGSLATTSCLRCAASWPTPHVLGRLSDEPDPACEECGGVLKPDVVYFGQPLPDEALAQAVAAATDADVFVAIGTTLTVQPVASLAALAVDAGARLVIVNAAPTPYDDLADLVVRDPIDEAVPPLVAELLETVR, encoded by the coding sequence GTGCCGCACCACCACGACGACCCCACGGTCGCGGTGCTCACCGGTGCGGGGATCTCCACCGGCTCGGGCATCCCCGACTTCCGCGGGCCGCAGGGGGTGTGGACCCGGCGCCCCGAGGAGGCCCGCCTGCTGGAGATCGGTCCGTTCGCACGCGAGCGTGACGTGCGCGTGGCCGGCTGGCGCGCATGGGCGGACAGCGCGGTGTGGGGCGCGCGGCCCACGGCGGCCCACCGGGCCCTGACCGAGCTGGAGCGTGCGGGTGCCCTGATCGCGGTGCTCACGCAGAACTTCGACGGGCTGCACCAGGCGGCGGGCAGCTCGCGTGTGGTGGAGCTGCACGGCTCGCTCGCGACCACCTCCTGCCTGCGTTGCGCGGCGTCATGGCCCACGCCGCACGTGCTGGGGCGCCTGTCCGACGAGCCCGATCCCGCGTGCGAGGAGTGCGGTGGCGTGCTCAAGCCGGACGTCGTCTACTTCGGCCAGCCGCTGCCGGACGAGGCCCTCGCGCAGGCCGTCGCGGCCGCGACCGACGCCGACGTGTTCGTCGCGATCGGCACGACGCTGACGGTGCAGCCCGTGGCGAGCCTCGCGGCGCTCGCGGTGGACGCGGGTGCGCGGCTGGTGATCGTCAACGCCGCGCCCACGCCGTACGACGACCTGGCGGACCTGGTGGTGCGCGACCCGATCGACGAGGCCGTCCCGCCCCTGGTGGCAGAGCTGCTCGAGACCGTGCGCTGA
- a CDS encoding J domain-containing protein, translating into MEVTDDASPYDVLGIAPDASPEDVRAAYLRAVRTAHPDMGGSAERFTAVADAWAVLGSRESRALYDARGARGDAWGDDVGFDVPFDHAAAQAPVWTGSEGDEPGPGPAPGPRPAARPDPAPTRGPDPGPPVVVDPLCSRPLPLPVRPWRLPDRSAVRERTGHRVLVLCAGVPAAVVAMLPFRDGHPLPVGPEAIKGLAVFGMVFGAGVIATLHCAPSARPARLKAAWVMWGSLAVFVAYAIDFVDVGRSGTPAGRALVVGTVFAGALALAVRASVLVRRERAETRARDAADPWKLAARWDELLRSRATERGWDRDVVGRTDPRTGEARWELVIDGVVVAAASDAALGAWVDLQRGAGHDVARPVVG; encoded by the coding sequence GTGGAGGTGACCGACGACGCATCGCCCTACGACGTCCTGGGGATCGCTCCGGACGCCTCGCCCGAAGACGTCCGTGCCGCCTACCTGCGGGCGGTCCGCACGGCGCACCCGGACATGGGCGGCAGCGCCGAGCGGTTCACGGCGGTCGCGGACGCGTGGGCCGTGCTGGGGTCGCGCGAGTCACGAGCCCTGTACGACGCGCGCGGCGCGCGTGGTGACGCCTGGGGCGACGACGTCGGGTTCGACGTCCCGTTCGACCACGCGGCTGCTCAGGCACCGGTCTGGACCGGGTCCGAGGGCGACGAGCCCGGCCCAGGGCCCGCGCCCGGCCCCCGACCCGCAGCCCGCCCGGATCCCGCCCCGACGCGTGGTCCCGATCCCGGGCCGCCCGTGGTCGTCGACCCGTTGTGCTCCCGGCCGCTCCCGCTGCCTGTCCGACCCTGGCGGCTCCCGGACCGCTCGGCGGTGCGGGAGCGGACGGGGCACCGGGTCCTCGTGCTCTGCGCGGGCGTCCCCGCGGCGGTCGTCGCGATGCTCCCGTTCCGCGACGGACACCCGTTGCCCGTGGGGCCGGAAGCGATCAAGGGGCTCGCGGTGTTCGGCATGGTGTTCGGCGCGGGCGTGATCGCCACCCTGCACTGCGCACCGTCAGCCCGGCCCGCACGGCTGAAGGCCGCCTGGGTGATGTGGGGCTCACTCGCGGTCTTCGTCGCCTACGCGATCGACTTCGTGGACGTCGGGCGGAGCGGGACTCCGGCGGGGCGCGCGCTCGTGGTCGGCACCGTGTTCGCCGGTGCGCTCGCCCTCGCGGTGCGCGCGTCGGTGCTGGTCCGGCGCGAACGTGCGGAGACTCGCGCGCGTGACGCCGCCGACCCGTGGAAGCTCGCCGCTCGGTGGGACGAGCTGCTGCGGTCCCGGGCGACGGAGCGGGGCTGGGACCGGGACGTCGTCGGGCGGACCGATCCGCGCACCGGTGAGGCGCGGTGGGAGCTCGTGATCGATGGCGTGGTCGTCGCGGCGGCGTCCGACGCCGCGCTGGGCGCGTGGGTGGACCTGCAGCGTGGGGCCGGACACGACGTGGCGCGCCCGGTGGTCGGCTGA
- a CDS encoding HAMP domain-containing protein, whose product MTEPDRRRWWRTVRAKVVAVTLAVTALGLLGAGLTTYAIQRQDLDESVDAELTRAAQQFRRIAQANADLPVTGILRQAMQQTLPDRTAGSIALVDGAPAWYAPTTVPVRLEDDAQLVALLGDVPADDPVRLRTVTTDRAQYRLVTVPLVVDDPTAPSGLYAAATVRALEIGTLDRTWRTYLGVALGALAVTGLVAWWLLGRVLRPLRHLRDTAAQVDEGTLDARVPVTSDDDVAEVGHTCGCRRSMAVGCAR is encoded by the coding sequence ATGACTGAGCCCGACCGCCGCCGCTGGTGGCGCACGGTGCGCGCCAAGGTCGTCGCGGTGACGCTCGCGGTCACCGCGCTCGGGCTGCTGGGCGCGGGACTGACCACGTACGCGATCCAGCGGCAGGACCTCGACGAGTCCGTGGACGCCGAGCTCACGCGTGCCGCGCAGCAGTTCCGCCGGATCGCGCAGGCCAATGCCGACCTCCCGGTGACCGGCATCCTGCGCCAGGCCATGCAGCAGACGCTGCCGGACCGCACGGCCGGCAGCATCGCGCTCGTCGACGGCGCACCCGCCTGGTACGCACCCACCACCGTGCCGGTGCGTCTGGAGGACGACGCGCAGCTGGTCGCGCTGCTCGGCGACGTCCCGGCGGACGACCCGGTGCGGCTGCGCACGGTCACGACCGACCGCGCGCAGTACCGGCTGGTCACGGTCCCCCTCGTCGTCGACGACCCCACCGCGCCCAGCGGCCTGTACGCCGCGGCGACCGTCCGGGCCCTCGAGATCGGGACGCTCGACCGCACGTGGCGCACCTACCTCGGCGTGGCCCTGGGCGCGCTCGCGGTGACGGGACTCGTCGCGTGGTGGCTGCTGGGCCGGGTCCTGCGCCCGCTGCGGCACCTGCGCGACACCGCGGCGCAGGTGGACGAGGGCACGCTCGACGCGCGCGTCCCCGTCACCAGCGACGACGACGTCGCCGAGGTCGGCCACACCTGTGGCTGTCGCCGCTCGATGGCGGTGGGCTGTGCCAGGTAG
- a CDS encoding ParA family protein yields MTLGYVRDELVIAGAGREVRLRQALADVADDYDLILIDSAPSLDQLTINALTAAHGVVVVTHSKQWSLSGLAQLLDTIDNVREYYNRDLHVAGVIVNQHEAGTVSGQTWLDELNAAAQNRGLPVLTPTIPKRVVISDATEAARGLDEWGSTEASAIGAIYADHLASIEGEQQR; encoded by the coding sequence GTGACGCTCGGCTACGTCCGCGACGAGCTGGTGATCGCGGGCGCAGGTCGAGAGGTCCGGCTGCGCCAGGCGCTGGCCGACGTCGCGGACGACTACGACCTGATCCTGATCGACAGCGCGCCCAGCCTGGACCAGCTGACCATCAACGCGCTGACCGCAGCGCACGGCGTCGTTGTCGTGACCCACTCCAAGCAGTGGAGCCTCTCGGGTCTGGCCCAGCTGCTCGACACGATCGACAACGTGCGCGAGTACTACAACCGTGACCTGCACGTCGCCGGCGTGATCGTGAACCAGCACGAGGCCGGCACCGTGTCGGGGCAGACCTGGCTCGACGAGCTGAACGCGGCCGCGCAGAACCGCGGCCTGCCCGTCCTGACCCCGACCATCCCCAAGCGCGTCGTCATCTCCGACGCCACGGAGGCCGCCCGCGGCCTCGACGAGTGGGGGAGCACCGAGGCCAGCGCCATCGGCGCGATCTACGCCGACCACCTGGCCAGCATCGAAGGAGAGCAGCAGCGATGA
- a CDS encoding ParB family protein: MSNRPAPRKSSLAGSSPVAPPAQPAATPAPSVVEAAPAQQPDVTSEARPAATATASPARAKPKYPPKVSFYQDPEDTARVRGAILHTMTTEGARNLSQFIHQAVMAEVERLEAKYNGGQPFPPVEARGLPQGRPMGE; this comes from the coding sequence ATGAGCAACCGTCCCGCCCCGCGCAAGTCGTCCCTGGCCGGATCGAGCCCCGTCGCTCCGCCGGCACAGCCGGCCGCCACGCCGGCCCCGAGCGTCGTCGAGGCCGCGCCGGCGCAGCAGCCGGACGTGACGAGCGAGGCGCGGCCGGCGGCCACGGCCACCGCCTCGCCGGCGCGCGCCAAGCCGAAGTACCCGCCGAAGGTGTCGTTCTACCAGGACCCCGAGGACACGGCGCGGGTGCGCGGGGCAATCCTGCACACGATGACGACCGAGGGTGCGCGCAACCTCTCGCAGTTCATCCACCAGGCCGTCATGGCCGAGGTCGAGCGGTTGGAGGCCAAGTACAACGGCGGGCAGCCGTTCCCGCCGGTCGAGGCCCGCGGACTGCCGCAGGGCCGGCCGATGGGGGAGTGA
- a CDS encoding DUF192 domain-containing protein: MKGRPAAAVALTLALAGCAGDSPATATVTVGSARFDVELARTADQQRAGLSDREALPAGTGMLFTFAHAGEQQVWMAGMATALDVAWISDGQVLDVLTLDPCTEPDQDTCPRWTSPGDVDALLEVPAGALTRVTAGDAVTVTETS; this comes from the coding sequence ATGAAGGGCCGGCCCGCCGCCGCTGTCGCGCTCACGCTGGCCCTCGCAGGCTGCGCAGGCGACTCGCCGGCCACCGCGACCGTCACGGTCGGCTCCGCGCGGTTCGACGTCGAGCTGGCGCGCACCGCCGACCAGCAGCGAGCCGGCCTCAGCGATCGCGAGGCGCTGCCTGCGGGCACGGGGATGCTGTTCACGTTCGCCCACGCCGGCGAGCAGCAGGTGTGGATGGCCGGCATGGCGACCGCGCTCGACGTCGCGTGGATCAGCGACGGCCAGGTGCTCGACGTCCTGACGCTCGACCCGTGCACCGAGCCTGACCAGGACACGTGCCCGCGATGGACGTCACCGGGCGACGTCGACGCCCTGCTCGAGGTCCCCGCCGGGGCCCTGACCCGCGTCACGGCCGGCGACGCCGTGACCGTCACCGAGACGAGCTAG
- a CDS encoding TetR/AcrR family transcriptional regulator: MTSNSTGTGQPSRTLALLWGEPSTARRRKGPARSVDVTQVVDAALVLADEHGLAAVTMRAVAERVGVSAMSVYTYVPGKPELLDLMVDATYHRMARPTWGGQLWQDRLTLVAESNRDLLTTHPWLTEVAGLSRPPVGPGVMAKYEHELAAFDDTGLSDVDTDAALTYLLGFVQAHCRAAHDAARVTTDTAMSDAEWWATNQPILARVLDPGAYPRAVRIGAAAGEAQGSAWNADRAWRFGLARTLDGLAALIRDGT, encoded by the coding sequence GTGACCTCCAACAGCACAGGAACCGGGCAGCCCAGCCGCACCCTGGCGCTGCTGTGGGGCGAGCCGTCGACGGCGAGGCGGCGCAAGGGCCCGGCGCGGTCGGTCGACGTCACTCAGGTGGTCGACGCTGCGCTGGTGCTGGCCGACGAGCACGGCCTGGCCGCAGTCACGATGCGGGCCGTGGCCGAGCGCGTGGGGGTTTCGGCGATGTCGGTGTACACCTATGTGCCCGGCAAGCCGGAGCTCCTAGACCTGATGGTCGACGCCACCTACCACCGGATGGCCCGCCCGACCTGGGGCGGCCAGTTGTGGCAGGACCGGCTGACCCTCGTCGCGGAGTCGAACCGCGATCTCCTGACCACCCATCCGTGGCTCACCGAGGTGGCCGGTCTGAGCCGCCCGCCGGTGGGGCCGGGGGTGATGGCGAAGTACGAGCACGAGCTCGCGGCCTTCGACGACACCGGCCTCTCCGACGTGGACACCGACGCGGCGCTGACCTACCTCCTCGGCTTCGTGCAGGCGCACTGCCGCGCGGCACACGACGCCGCCCGGGTCACCACCGACACGGCGATGAGCGATGCGGAGTGGTGGGCCACCAACCAGCCCATTCTGGCCCGCGTCCTCGACCCCGGCGCCTACCCGCGCGCCGTGCGCATCGGTGCGGCTGCCGGCGAGGCGCAGGGCAGCGCGTGGAACGCCGACCGGGCCTGGCGGTTCGGGCTTGCCCGCACGCTGGACGGCCTGGCCGCCCTGATCCGCGACGGCACGTGA
- a CDS encoding ABC-F family ATP-binding cassette domain-containing protein, whose protein sequence is MSTRLSAVSVSDLHFAWPDGTPVFAGLSFAVDAGRVGIVGRNGSGKSTLLRLLSGQLRPDRGSIRRAGSLGYLRQDLPLRVDARVDELLGIADVRRALVAVEAGDVSEPVLETIGDAWDIEDRAHALLERLGLECGLDQRIGELSGGEAVLLGLVAELLHEPDVLLLDEPTNNLDRSGRARLVEAVRSFRGALVVVSHDEQLLEHVDQVGDLRDGEIDWYGGNFAAYREALALEQEAAERAVGVAEADVRRQRRELAAAHIKLDRRRRYGQKMWDTKREPKIVMGARKREAQVSAGKHRIMHEERLTSARERLAEAEDGVRDDAPIRIDLPGTELPEGRVVLRLQDVELRNGVRGSLEVRGPERIALVGANGSGKSTLLHTIAGELEPAGVCELRVPARLLPQRIDIVDNGLSVVENVARFAPASDENRRRARLARFHFQGRAADQQASTLSGGERFRAAMAALLLAEPAPQLLMLDEPTNNLDLASIDQLVSALENFRGALLVASHDEAFLRRLHLTRYVEMALGRFTATSTPPSPSRATVTRVCCTSR, encoded by the coding sequence ATGTCCACTAGATTGTCCGCCGTCTCCGTCTCCGACCTCCACTTCGCCTGGCCCGACGGGACGCCCGTCTTCGCCGGTCTGTCCTTCGCCGTGGACGCCGGCCGCGTCGGCATCGTCGGTCGCAACGGCTCTGGCAAGTCGACCCTGCTCCGACTCCTGAGCGGCCAACTTCGCCCAGACCGGGGTTCGATCCGGCGTGCCGGCTCGCTCGGCTACCTGCGCCAGGACCTGCCCCTGCGCGTCGATGCGCGTGTCGACGAGCTCCTGGGCATCGCCGACGTACGCCGAGCCCTGGTCGCCGTCGAGGCCGGCGACGTCTCGGAACCGGTCCTGGAGACGATCGGCGACGCCTGGGACATCGAGGACCGGGCGCACGCGCTGCTCGAGCGCCTCGGACTGGAGTGCGGGCTTGATCAGCGGATCGGTGAGCTCTCCGGCGGCGAAGCCGTCCTGCTCGGGCTGGTGGCCGAGCTGCTGCACGAGCCAGATGTCCTTCTGCTCGACGAACCGACGAACAACCTCGATCGGTCCGGGCGGGCCCGGCTCGTCGAGGCGGTGCGGTCCTTCCGCGGCGCGCTCGTTGTGGTCAGCCACGATGAGCAGCTGCTCGAACACGTCGACCAGGTCGGCGACCTGCGCGACGGCGAGATCGACTGGTACGGAGGCAACTTCGCGGCCTATCGGGAGGCGCTGGCGCTGGAGCAGGAAGCCGCGGAACGGGCGGTCGGCGTCGCCGAGGCCGATGTCCGACGTCAGCGGCGCGAGCTCGCGGCGGCCCACATCAAGCTCGACCGGCGCAGGCGGTATGGCCAGAAGATGTGGGACACCAAGCGTGAGCCGAAGATCGTCATGGGCGCCCGCAAGCGCGAGGCCCAGGTGTCTGCGGGCAAGCACCGCATCATGCACGAGGAGCGCCTGACCTCGGCGCGAGAACGACTCGCGGAGGCCGAGGACGGAGTCCGGGACGATGCCCCGATCCGGATCGACCTGCCCGGCACCGAGCTGCCGGAAGGTCGCGTGGTGCTGCGGCTGCAGGACGTCGAGCTGCGCAACGGCGTGCGTGGCAGTCTGGAGGTGCGCGGCCCGGAGCGGATCGCCCTGGTAGGCGCCAACGGCTCTGGCAAGAGCACCTTGTTGCACACCATCGCGGGCGAGCTGGAGCCGGCCGGCGTGTGCGAGCTACGCGTGCCGGCCCGGCTGCTGCCGCAGCGGATCGACATCGTTGACAACGGCCTGTCGGTCGTCGAGAACGTCGCACGCTTTGCCCCGGCCTCGGACGAGAACCGGCGCCGGGCACGCCTGGCCCGGTTCCACTTCCAAGGACGCGCCGCGGACCAGCAGGCCTCGACCCTCTCGGGTGGCGAGCGGTTCCGTGCCGCGATGGCCGCACTGCTTCTGGCCGAGCCGGCCCCGCAGCTGCTGATGCTCGACGAACCGACCAACAACCTCGATCTCGCCAGCATCGACCAGCTCGTCAGCGCGCTGGAAAACTTCCGTGGCGCGCTGCTCGTCGCCAGCCACGACGAGGCGTTCCTGCGGCGGCTCCACCTCACCCGGTACGTCGAGATGGCGCTGGGCCGGTTCACCGCGACCTCGACACCGCCGTCGCCCAGCCGTGCGACCGTCACCCGGGTCTGCTGCACGAGTAGGTGA